From one Desulfuromonadaceae bacterium genomic stretch:
- a CDS encoding DUF11 domain-containing protein gives MRHFKLLTFISRPGPGVQWCALAIFALLSLSATASVMAATPLAGSIIGNQAIANYTDASGQTQTTTSNLVETTVLQVGSLTLVTDNTKTAAVGNTVYMPHTLTNTGNGNDSFVLSTSDFGAEDSDFATVNIFLDANSDGVPDGTVPLATGLGSTFTTPSLPPGGTYDFVVAMTVPSGSTGADQITVTATGSTLALYDGNGNGTFGETGDNVKTNTDTLTVTAAAAFQVTKGISATQGPTGVTLTYTLAFTNVGSTAGNLALYDVIGSGATAGYKYVAGSGRWSAGGDTVLTDASGNAQTSGDMTARYSVSTTGSDPDTVTNISATIADIGANTTSSISFQVLVENTAVVGVSTTTNTAMYGIDATPGDETDNSTDATFQTNLSYYNVLPGYSVVLNDGTNASGVPTDGVNTRPVNTDTDSPDNPDLLYEAAATLGQPIFFPNVVWNTGTTTDTFNITATQAPASSWPVGTSYQLLRTATGAPLLDTNGDGIPDTGPLAPGESLTVFMKITLPLSACSGGCPSGPFDFEKKATSVGDITKTNTTYDRVGSLKEPTVDLANSAGTADPNVNQDAIGAAATKSYSVQPGKSVVIPLFVRNEGGIPDTYALTYSGSTAFSPTTNLPAGWTLQFHADISGAKNCSIIGSTISNVGPVAAGAETTVCAVVTVPADSLPGETSVYFQIKSAATGAYDRKWDAVDVNLVPSISVAPNNVGQIYAGGTVVYSQAMTNSGNTTCTADPNTVTFTTTQSLASQGWTFVMYIDVNGNGQIDAGDIPLSGPTMTYQDGDDNLFTPGETFKGLVKVFAPAGAAAGSVDVVSWYLTDGCGTISNTITNTTTVLTGQVRLEKTQALDADCDGTADVLYTTNKLNAKPGECIMYQVTATNQGNGDINNLTIEDSLPAYTDQYPVATGTPNPACTMGTAAYAAPTFSCSGITLTPASSATATFSVKVRQ, from the coding sequence ATGAGACACTTCAAACTATTAACCTTTATTAGCCGGCCTGGCCCGGGCGTGCAATGGTGCGCCCTGGCCATTTTCGCGCTGCTGTCCCTGTCGGCGACCGCATCCGTTATGGCGGCGACACCGCTCGCGGGGTCGATCATCGGCAACCAGGCCATCGCCAACTACACCGACGCCAGCGGTCAGACCCAGACCACCACGTCCAACCTGGTGGAAACCACCGTGCTGCAGGTCGGCAGCCTTACCCTGGTGACGGACAACACCAAGACCGCCGCCGTCGGCAATACGGTCTATATGCCCCACACCCTCACCAACACCGGTAACGGCAACGACTCGTTCGTACTGTCAACCAGCGACTTCGGTGCGGAAGACAGCGACTTCGCCACCGTCAACATTTTTCTCGACGCCAACAGCGACGGCGTGCCCGACGGCACGGTGCCGCTGGCAACCGGCCTCGGCAGCACCTTCACCACCCCCAGCCTGCCGCCGGGAGGCACGTACGACTTCGTGGTCGCCATGACCGTTCCGTCAGGAAGTACTGGTGCGGATCAGATCACCGTGACCGCCACGGGGAGCACCCTGGCGCTTTACGACGGCAATGGAAATGGGACTTTCGGTGAAACTGGCGACAACGTCAAGACCAACACCGACACCCTGACCGTCACGGCCGCCGCCGCCTTCCAGGTCACCAAGGGAATCAGCGCGACTCAGGGGCCGACCGGCGTAACGCTTACCTACACGCTGGCCTTTACGAACGTCGGCAGCACAGCAGGAAATCTGGCTCTGTACGACGTGATCGGATCCGGCGCGACAGCCGGTTACAAGTATGTTGCGGGTAGCGGCAGGTGGAGCGCCGGCGGCGACACGGTGCTTACGGACGCTTCGGGTAATGCCCAAACCAGTGGCGACATGACCGCACGTTACTCTGTAAGTACCACGGGGAGCGATCCCGATACCGTTACCAACATTTCGGCCACCATCGCCGATATCGGCGCCAACACGACCAGCAGCATCAGCTTCCAGGTCCTGGTGGAAAATACCGCCGTGGTCGGAGTCAGCACCACGACCAACACCGCCATGTACGGAATCGACGCCACACCGGGCGATGAAACTGACAACAGCACGGATGCCACCTTCCAGACCAACCTGTCGTACTACAACGTCCTGCCCGGCTACAGCGTCGTCCTGAACGACGGCACGAACGCAAGCGGTGTCCCGACGGACGGCGTCAACACCCGACCGGTGAATACAGACACAGACTCTCCCGATAACCCGGACCTGCTTTACGAGGCCGCAGCAACCCTGGGTCAGCCAATATTTTTCCCCAACGTCGTCTGGAACACCGGCACCACGACCGATACCTTCAATATTACGGCCACACAGGCTCCTGCGAGTAGCTGGCCCGTAGGCACTTCCTACCAGCTCTTAAGGACGGCGACCGGCGCGCCTCTACTCGACACCAACGGCGATGGCATCCCTGACACCGGCCCCCTGGCGCCCGGTGAGTCCCTCACTGTCTTTATGAAAATTACGCTGCCGCTAAGCGCCTGTAGCGGCGGCTGCCCGTCTGGTCCTTTTGACTTCGAGAAGAAGGCGACCTCCGTCGGTGATATCACCAAAACAAACACGACCTACGACCGCGTCGGCAGCCTGAAAGAGCCGACGGTGGACCTGGCCAACAGTGCCGGCACGGCTGATCCCAACGTCAATCAGGATGCCATCGGTGCTGCAGCCACCAAAAGCTATTCGGTTCAACCAGGCAAATCTGTTGTCATCCCCCTTTTCGTGCGTAACGAGGGCGGCATACCTGACACCTACGCCCTTACCTACTCCGGCTCCACCGCCTTCAGTCCGACCACCAACCTCCCGGCTGGCTGGACGCTGCAGTTCCACGCCGATATCAGCGGCGCAAAGAACTGCTCCATTATCGGCTCGACGATTAGCAATGTTGGCCCCGTGGCGGCCGGCGCCGAGACCACCGTCTGTGCCGTGGTGACGGTACCCGCCGACTCCCTGCCTGGCGAGACCTCTGTTTACTTCCAGATCAAATCCGCGGCGACCGGCGCTTATGATAGGAAGTGGGATGCCGTGGACGTAAATTTAGTCCCGAGCATTTCAGTGGCACCCAACAACGTCGGTCAGATCTATGCGGGCGGCACCGTGGTCTATTCACAGGCCATGACCAACTCCGGCAACACCACCTGCACCGCCGACCCAAACACGGTCACCTTCACCACAACCCAATCCCTGGCGAGCCAGGGGTGGACCTTCGTCATGTATATTGACGTCAACGGAAATGGTCAGATCGACGCGGGAGACATTCCCCTTTCAGGCCCCACGATGACATATCAAGACGGCGACGACAACTTATTCACTCCGGGTGAAACCTTTAAGGGACTGGTCAAGGTGTTTGCGCCGGCCGGTGCAGCCGCCGGGTCCGTTGATGTGGTGTCATGGTACCTAACCGATGGTTGCGGAACTATCAGCAACACGATTACCAACACCACCACCGTGCTGACCGGTCAAGTGCGTCTGGAGAAAACTCAGGCGCTTGACGCTGATTGCGACGGTACCGCTGATGTTCTTTATACCACCAACAAGCTCAACGCCAAACCGGGGGAATGCATCATGTATCAGGTGACTGCCACCAATCAAGGAAATGGAGATATTAACAACTTGACCATTGAGGACAGCTTGCCGGCGTACACCGATCAGTACCCTGTTGCTACCGGTACTCCCAATCCCGCCTGTACCATGGGAACGGCAGCATACGCTGCCCCGACCTTCAGTTGCTCGGGCATCACCCTGACGCCTGCCAGCAGCGCGACCGCGACCTTCAGCGTCAAGGTCCGGCAGTAG
- a CDS encoding tRNA (cytidine(34)-2'-O)-methyltransferase, whose product MNVACPFHIVLIEPEIPPNTGSIARLCAATGTHLHLIGKLGFSIDDKHLKRAGLDYWHAVTVQRWDDFATLRATFPEGHFWYASKKAERIYTEVNYQRGDFLVFGKESYGLPDALLAENAKYSIRIPIMHPAVRSLNLATASGIVLYEALRQTDALV is encoded by the coding sequence ATGAACGTTGCCTGCCCCTTTCATATTGTCTTGATCGAGCCTGAAATCCCCCCCAATACCGGCTCCATTGCGCGTCTGTGCGCGGCGACCGGAACGCACCTTCATCTAATCGGAAAACTGGGGTTTTCTATCGACGACAAACACCTGAAACGCGCCGGGCTGGATTACTGGCACGCGGTTACGGTGCAGCGGTGGGATGATTTTGCAACGTTGCGGGCGACATTTCCTGAGGGGCACTTCTGGTATGCGTCAAAGAAAGCCGAGCGCATCTATACCGAAGTCAACTATCAGCGGGGGGATTTTCTGGTTTTTGGCAAGGAATCGTACGGACTGCCTGATGCACTACTGGCAGAAAATGCAAAGTATTCAATCCGCATACCGATCATGCATCCGGCGGTACGCAGTCTCAATCTGGCAACAGCAAGCGGTATTGTGCTTTACGAAGCGTTACGCCAGACCGACGCGCTGGTCTGA
- a CDS encoding DUF559 domain-containing protein: MKPQSPLKAFARELRNNSTDTERLLWRYLRNSQLEGIKFRRQQPVAAYIVDFISFDKRIVIELDGGQHAEKNEYDQKRDDCLRANGFIVLRFWNNDVMENIEGVLEVIRRECLR; the protein is encoded by the coding sequence ATGAAACCACAGAGTCCCCTTAAGGCATTTGCCAGAGAATTGAGAAACAATAGCACGGACACAGAGCGTCTCTTATGGCGGTATTTGAGAAACAGTCAACTGGAAGGCATCAAGTTTCGCCGACAGCAGCCGGTTGCAGCATACATTGTGGACTTCATATCCTTTGACAAAAGGATTGTTATAGAGCTTGACGGCGGACAGCATGCGGAAAAGAATGAATACGATCAAAAGAGAGATGACTGTCTGCGCGCCAACGGATTTATTGTATTACGATTTTGGAACAACGACGTAATGGAAAATATTGAGGGTGTGCTGGAGGTTATCAGGCGGGAGTGCCTGAGGTGA
- a CDS encoding lysophospholipid acyltransferase family protein codes for MANNATRFFLEYYAYLGANALINLLPRKAAFALGRLLGLLSLQVMKKRVNLAKDNLRRAFPEKSSTEIGTLLREHFMHLGVSAIEMLRLTRLQPGMPVEAEVQVIGEEHLKEAFALHKGVIFLSAHLGFWEIASVHFPNLGYSVDFVARKLKNPRLDVLLQETRSKHGCRFIDRHRGARKIVKALAENRMVGILLDQHTTPSEATRVNFFNRPCWATPIVTQIAMKRGIPVVPTFVTRTRSDDYILEIQPPLILAGNSDDPEQLRINTQLLTDIIEAAIRKNIPQWFWVHQRWRPMGPDPE; via the coding sequence ATGGCAAACAATGCAACGCGATTTTTTCTTGAATATTACGCTTACCTTGGCGCCAACGCACTGATCAATCTTCTGCCACGCAAGGCAGCTTTTGCGCTGGGCCGATTGCTGGGGCTGCTCAGCCTGCAAGTGATGAAAAAAAGGGTTAATCTGGCCAAGGATAATTTGCGTCGCGCATTCCCTGAAAAATCCTCAACAGAAATCGGGACACTGCTGCGCGAACATTTTATGCATCTCGGCGTGAGCGCCATCGAAATGTTGCGCCTGACCCGCCTGCAACCGGGCATGCCGGTCGAGGCCGAGGTTCAGGTGATCGGCGAAGAGCATCTCAAGGAAGCCTTTGCTCTGCACAAGGGGGTTATTTTTCTTTCCGCGCACCTTGGTTTCTGGGAAATTGCTTCGGTACACTTCCCCAATCTCGGTTATTCTGTCGACTTTGTGGCGCGCAAACTGAAAAATCCGCGACTTGACGTGCTGCTTCAGGAAACCCGCTCAAAGCACGGCTGCCGCTTCATCGACCGACATCGCGGCGCGCGCAAAATTGTCAAAGCGCTGGCGGAAAACCGCATGGTCGGCATTCTCCTTGATCAACATACCACCCCGTCGGAGGCGACCAGGGTCAACTTCTTTAATCGACCTTGCTGGGCAACACCCATTGTGACACAAATTGCGATGAAGCGCGGAATACCGGTGGTCCCCACCTTTGTGACCCGCACCCGCAGTGACGATTACATCCTTGAAATTCAGCCTCCGTTGATCCTCGCAGGAAACAGTGACGATCCCGAACAGCTCCGCATCAATACCCAGTTGTTGACTGATATTATTGAAGCCGCTATTCGCAAAAATATTCCCCAGTGGTTCTGGGTTCACCAGCGTTGGCGGCCCATGGGACCTGACCCGGAATGA
- a CDS encoding threonylcarbamoyl-AMP synthase translates to MLVRLNPENPQPRLIKQIVEVLQKGGVIAYPTDTIYGLGCDIFNQKAIKKIYQIKQRDARKPFSFVCADIADVTHYAQVSNFAFKIMKRHLPGPYTFVLRATRTVPALLMTKQKTVGIRIPGSPIALDIVRELGHPLVTTSVNLAGSSPIVEPDDIHDELGAMLELVVDGGITHGEPSTIISLLDDFPEVLRVGSGPVDWLENL, encoded by the coding sequence ATGTTGGTGCGTCTGAACCCGGAAAACCCGCAACCACGCTTGATCAAACAGATTGTCGAGGTGTTGCAAAAGGGTGGGGTTATTGCTTATCCGACCGATACGATCTATGGTCTCGGGTGCGATATCTTCAATCAAAAGGCGATCAAGAAGATATATCAGATCAAACAGCGGGACGCTCGCAAACCATTTTCGTTTGTCTGCGCCGATATTGCCGATGTAACCCATTACGCACAGGTCAGTAACTTTGCTTTCAAAATTATGAAACGGCATCTGCCTGGCCCCTATACCTTTGTCTTGCGCGCTACCCGCACTGTGCCCGCGCTGTTAATGACAAAGCAGAAAACTGTCGGAATCCGGATTCCAGGCAGCCCGATCGCATTGGACATTGTTCGTGAGTTGGGGCATCCTCTGGTGACAACCAGTGTGAATCTTGCTGGTAGCAGCCCAATCGTTGAGCCTGACGATATTCATGACGAACTCGGCGCAATGCTTGAGCTGGTCGTTGATGGCGGCATTACGCATGGGGAGCCATCGACGATCATCAGCTTGCTTGATGATTTTCCTGAAGTATTGCGGGTCGGCAGCGGGCCGGTTGATTGGCTCGAAAATTTATGA
- a CDS encoding PDZ domain-containing protein codes for MLNFIDVYAAEKQLAGVGVQVTPTSGGELVIIRVVDGTPAANAGLLPGDLIDRIGVSALKGMAFEDIIRHHLHGPTGSTIELFYRRPGVAGEQRVMMTRKLLTRPQNDLPGVQSMQLESGGVSE; via the coding sequence TTGCTTAATTTTATTGATGTTTATGCGGCTGAAAAGCAGCTTGCCGGGGTCGGGGTGCAGGTCACTCCGACCAGCGGCGGCGAACTGGTTATCATCAGGGTTGTAGACGGCACACCTGCCGCCAACGCCGGACTGCTGCCCGGTGATCTGATCGACCGGATCGGGGTTTCTGCGCTAAAGGGAATGGCCTTTGAGGATATAATTCGTCACCATCTGCATGGGCCGACGGGGAGTACCATCGAATTATTTTATCGGCGACCGGGGGTTGCCGGGGAACAGCGAGTGATGATGACGCGAAAACTGCTCACGCGTCCCCAGAATGATCTGCCGGGCGTTCAATCGATGCAGCTCGAAAGTGGTGGCGTAAGCGAATGA
- a CDS encoding DUF493 domain-containing protein, with translation MSKPVCTDLNQLLEFPCDYGVKAFGPTSDPVFADAVHAAINSVVPLAPDAMTSRSSAQGSYQCITVLVQVASVEQIHSIYAALKQIATLKYVL, from the coding sequence GTGAGTAAGCCCGTCTGCACTGATTTAAATCAATTACTCGAATTCCCGTGTGATTACGGTGTTAAGGCTTTCGGCCCGACGTCCGATCCGGTCTTTGCTGACGCTGTTCATGCGGCGATCAATAGCGTTGTTCCGCTCGCCCCTGATGCCATGACGTCTCGTTCCAGTGCGCAGGGCAGCTATCAGTGTATCACGGTGCTGGTGCAGGTCGCCAGTGTCGAACAAATTCACTCAATCTATGCCGCACTGAAACAGATTGCCACCCTTAAATATGTGCTTTAA
- the truB gene encoding tRNA pseudouridine(55) synthase TruB: MNSFNAPPEGLLIIDKPAGMTSHSVVSRLRRLLNTRRIGHAGTLDPLATGVLVVAVGKVTRLLEFMVSDHKSYRGELQFGTTTDTLDREGKTLESFPLDGLDEYRVRRAAESFVGTIQQIPPMYSAIKQNGVALHKLARKGIEVERPPRTVTISRLDVISCDLPRAVIDVDCSKGTYIRTLCADLGEKLGVGAHLTELRRLSSGPFTSAEAIGLEALREQLESGGVPPLIAPLEALRGWVVGQINENGLQKVNEGVPPTRDDLVSMPQCGPGTRLALACHDELVAVARFAPERTRETRGDFELIKVFPRATGTF, from the coding sequence ATGAACTCCTTTAACGCTCCCCCTGAAGGGCTGCTGATCATTGACAAACCGGCTGGAATGACCTCGCACAGTGTTGTCAGTCGGCTTCGTCGTTTACTGAATACGCGGCGCATCGGTCACGCCGGAACACTTGATCCACTCGCCACTGGTGTCCTGGTGGTGGCGGTGGGGAAGGTGACCCGGCTCCTCGAATTCATGGTCAGCGACCATAAAAGTTATCGTGGCGAGTTGCAGTTTGGCACGACAACAGACACGCTTGATCGCGAGGGGAAAACACTTGAATCCTTTCCCCTTGATGGCCTTGATGAATACCGTGTTCGGCGCGCTGCGGAAAGTTTTGTTGGCACGATTCAGCAGATTCCGCCGATGTACTCGGCAATCAAGCAGAACGGGGTGGCTCTGCATAAACTGGCGCGAAAAGGGATTGAAGTTGAGCGCCCGCCGCGAACGGTAACGATTTCCCGTCTGGATGTGATCTCGTGTGATCTGCCGCGAGCGGTGATTGACGTTGACTGTTCCAAAGGGACGTACATCCGCACACTCTGTGCCGATCTTGGCGAAAAACTCGGCGTCGGGGCGCATTTAACTGAACTGCGGCGCCTGAGTTCCGGCCCGTTCACCAGTGCGGAAGCGATCGGACTTGAAGCGTTGCGCGAGCAACTGGAGTCTGGCGGAGTCCCCCCTCTGATTGCGCCACTTGAGGCTTTGCGTGGATGGGTTGTCGGTCAGATCAACGAAAATGGTCTGCAGAAGGTCAATGAGGGGGTCCCGCCGACACGTGACGATCTTGTCAGCATGCCGCAATGCGGCCCCGGAACGCGCCTGGCACTGGCCTGCCACGATGAATTGGTTGCAGTGGCTCGTTTTGCTCCGGAGCGTACCCGTGAAACACGTGGAGATTTCGAACTTATAAAGGTTTTTCCCCGCGCTACAGGCACATTTTGA
- the pnp gene encoding polyribonucleotide nucleotidyltransferase: protein MAYHKVEVEFNGQPLTIETGKMARQADGAVVLSYGDTKVLCTVVSAHKMRDGQDFFPLTVNYQEKFYAAGKIPGSFFRRERGTTERETLICRLIDRPMRPLFPKGYMFETQIMPTVISADLVNDPDTLSMVAASASVVISDIPFSGPIAAVRVGRVAGQLIANPTREQIAQSDIEIIVSGSKDAVMMVEGEAHLFSEDDMLEAIFFGHESLQPLIDIQTELQQLVGNQKREFALPAVDTALEAKVTALSEAKLAAANKIQTKQERYAAVDAIKAEVKEALAEEFEGRGGEISSILSAVAKRVVRQMILKDNVRIDGRDVKAIRPISCEVGVLPRAHGSALFTRGETQALVAATLGTSGDEQRMDNIQGMEFKKFLLHYNFPPFCVGETSMRLFPGRREIGHGMLAERSVASILPSYDDFPYTLRIVSDTLESNGSSSMASVCGSSLALMDGGVPVKEAVAGIAMGLIKEGDDVAVLSDILGDEDHLGDMDFKVTGTALGIAALQMDIKITGVDRAIMKLALAQAREGRIHILGEMAKAIAAPRTDLSAYAPRITTIRVKPDQVRMVIGTGGKNIRGIIEATSCTIDIEDDGRVNIASADGEACKKAIKMIRDLVEEPEVGKLYQGVVKKIMEFGAFVEIIPGTDGLVHISELDKERVRNVSDVVKEGDVILVKCIGVDRSGKIKLSRKEAMGQTLPEAG from the coding sequence ATGGCTTATCACAAGGTTGAAGTTGAATTCAACGGGCAACCGTTGACGATTGAAACGGGCAAGATGGCCCGCCAGGCCGACGGCGCAGTCGTCCTGAGTTACGGTGACACCAAGGTGCTGTGCACCGTTGTTTCCGCACACAAGATGCGCGACGGGCAGGACTTCTTCCCGCTCACGGTCAACTATCAGGAAAAATTTTACGCCGCTGGCAAGATCCCGGGTTCTTTCTTTCGCCGCGAACGCGGCACGACAGAACGCGAAACGTTGATCTGTCGTCTGATCGACCGACCGATGCGTCCGCTCTTTCCCAAGGGCTACATGTTTGAAACCCAGATCATGCCAACAGTTATTTCAGCTGACCTGGTCAATGACCCTGATACCCTGTCGATGGTTGCCGCGTCGGCTTCGGTAGTGATTTCCGATATCCCGTTCAGTGGGCCGATTGCCGCTGTGCGCGTCGGCCGGGTTGCAGGTCAATTGATTGCCAATCCGACGCGTGAGCAGATTGCGCAAAGTGACATTGAAATCATCGTCTCCGGCTCCAAAGACGCGGTAATGATGGTGGAAGGCGAAGCCCACCTTTTTTCTGAAGATGATATGCTCGAAGCAATCTTCTTCGGGCACGAGTCGCTGCAACCGTTGATTGACATTCAGACCGAACTGCAGCAACTGGTTGGTAACCAGAAACGTGAGTTCGCCCTGCCGGCGGTCGACACTGCACTGGAAGCGAAAGTCACCGCCCTGTCCGAAGCGAAACTGGCAGCTGCCAACAAGATCCAGACCAAGCAGGAACGCTACGCCGCCGTTGACGCGATCAAGGCCGAAGTCAAGGAAGCCCTGGCGGAAGAATTCGAGGGTCGCGGTGGAGAAATCTCCTCGATTCTCAGCGCGGTGGCCAAGCGCGTTGTGCGTCAGATGATCCTTAAAGACAATGTGCGGATTGATGGTCGAGATGTGAAAGCGATTCGTCCGATCAGCTGTGAAGTTGGCGTTCTACCCCGCGCCCACGGTAGTGCACTCTTCACGCGTGGTGAGACGCAGGCGCTGGTCGCTGCCACCCTCGGCACCTCCGGTGACGAGCAACGCATGGACAACATTCAGGGGATGGAATTCAAAAAATTCCTCCTCCATTACAACTTCCCTCCGTTCTGCGTTGGGGAAACCAGCATGCGCCTCTTTCCGGGACGACGTGAAATTGGTCACGGGATGCTCGCCGAGCGTTCCGTAGCCTCGATCCTGCCGAGCTATGATGACTTTCCGTACACGCTGCGGATCGTTTCCGATACCCTCGAATCGAACGGGTCTTCCTCGATGGCCAGTGTTTGCGGTTCGTCTCTGGCGCTGATGGATGGCGGTGTGCCGGTCAAGGAAGCGGTTGCCGGAATCGCCATGGGCTTGATCAAGGAAGGAGACGACGTTGCCGTTCTCTCCGACATCCTTGGTGACGAAGATCATCTCGGTGATATGGACTTCAAGGTTACCGGTACCGCTCTCGGCATCGCGGCATTGCAGATGGATATCAAGATCACCGGGGTTGACCGGGCCATTATGAAACTGGCGTTGGCTCAGGCCCGCGAAGGACGGATACACATTCTGGGTGAAATGGCAAAAGCGATTGCTGCTCCGCGCACCGATCTGTCTGCCTATGCGCCACGCATCACAACCATTCGCGTCAAGCCTGATCAGGTGCGGATGGTCATCGGTACTGGTGGCAAGAACATCCGTGGCATTATCGAGGCGACCAGTTGTACGATTGACATCGAAGACGATGGCCGCGTCAACATCGCGTCCGCCGATGGCGAAGCCTGCAAGAAGGCCATCAAGATGATCCGTGATCTGGTTGAAGAGCCGGAAGTTGGCAAGCTCTATCAGGGAGTAGTCAAAAAAATCATGGAATTCGGCGCATTTGTCGAAATTATCCCCGGCACCGATGGCCTGGTACATATCTCCGAACTCGACAAGGAACGGGTCCGCAATGTTTCCGATGTTGTCAAGGAAGGGGATGTCATTCTCGTCAAGTGCATCGGTGTTGATCGTAGCGGCAAGATCAAGTTGTCTCGTAAAGAAGCCATGGGACAGACGCTGCCCGAAGCAGGGTGA
- a CDS encoding transposase, which produces MPFRDKGPGNRSGRNNSVDFHGKTFKNDTRASTTDPESRLFRKGKGKESKLCYMGHVLMENRNGLMVDTRFTLATGTAEREAAAEMVQDIPGTRRGTVGADKGYDTEEFVATLRSLATPHRARHGDTKRIFKDYKNQLSRKIQLVKSIRGSIKDP; this is translated from the coding sequence TTGCCGTTTCGTGACAAGGGACCGGGAAACCGGTCGGGAAGGAACAACAGCGTTGATTTCCACGGCAAAACTTTCAAGAACGACACCCGTGCCTCGACTACCGATCCGGAATCCCGGTTGTTTCGCAAAGGGAAAGGAAAAGAATCGAAGCTTTGCTACATGGGTCATGTCCTGATGGAGAACCGAAACGGCTTGATGGTGGATACTCGGTTTACCTTGGCCACCGGAACCGCTGAGCGGGAGGCCGCTGCAGAGATGGTTCAGGACATCCCCGGGACAAGGCGGGGCACGGTCGGTGCGGATAAGGGCTACGACACGGAAGAATTCGTCGCCACCCTGCGCAGTCTGGCGACTCCCCATAGGGCCCGGCACGGAGACACAAAACGGATTTTCAAAGACTACAAAAACCAGCTCAGCAGGAAAATCCAGCTTGTAAAATCGATCCGAGGATCGATCAAAGACCCGTAA
- the dut gene encoding dUTP diphosphatase, which produces MKKPLLKIKRLRAEALLPRYMTNDAAGMDLCAVTDGPLTLQPGERALVPTGLAVAIPPGFEGQVRPRSGLALQQGVSVPNAPGTIDADYRGELGVILINLGQEAVTIVSGDRIAQLVIAPIVQVAAVWADELDETGRNGGGFGHTGVNGE; this is translated from the coding sequence ATGAAGAAACCACTGTTGAAAATCAAAAGACTGCGTGCAGAGGCTCTTCTGCCACGCTACATGACGAATGACGCGGCGGGAATGGATCTGTGTGCGGTGACCGATGGACCGCTGACCTTGCAGCCGGGAGAACGTGCCCTGGTTCCGACGGGACTGGCCGTGGCCATTCCGCCCGGTTTTGAGGGGCAGGTGCGACCGCGTTCCGGTCTGGCCTTGCAACAGGGGGTGTCGGTGCCGAATGCTCCGGGAACGATTGATGCCGATTACCGCGGTGAGTTGGGGGTGATTCTGATCAACCTCGGTCAGGAAGCGGTGACGATTGTTAGCGGTGATCGTATTGCGCAGCTGGTGATCGCCCCGATCGTGCAGGTTGCAGCGGTGTGGGCAGATGAACTCGATGAAACCGGTCGCAATGGTGGTGGTTTCGGGCATACGGGAGTTAATGGTGAGTAA
- the rpsO gene encoding 30S ribosomal protein S15, which produces MKGGGNVLATERKQELISEFKTHESDTGSPEVQIAILSARITYLTEHFRTHKKDHHSRRGLLKIVGQRRRLLDYLKKKNVDRYREVITRLGIRR; this is translated from the coding sequence ATGAAAGGAGGTGGCAACGTGTTAGCCACTGAACGCAAGCAAGAACTTATTAGTGAATTCAAGACCCACGAGAGCGACACCGGTTCTCCTGAAGTGCAAATCGCAATTCTGTCCGCGCGGATTACTTATCTGACCGAGCATTTTCGTACGCACAAGAAGGATCATCATTCCCGTCGTGGTCTGCTGAAAATCGTTGGTCAGCGTCGTCGACTACTCGATTACCTGAAAAAGAAGAACGTCGATCGTTACCGCGAAGTAATCACCAGACTGGGTATTCGTCGATAA
- a CDS encoding transcriptional repressor: protein MGLKLTPQRQAIFRYISNRRAHSLGEEIYRCVSRQHPGISMATLCNFLGELVKVGKVKELHIEPVRASSCIPAHHFYCYVCGIVTDYLSVSSLLNHISIKKSDNMEKYHLRDYSQPHRHLPQMQGGYRQSA from the coding sequence GTGGGGCTCAAGTTAACCCCTCAGCGTCAGGCCATTTTTAGATACATCTCTAACCGCCGCGCCCACTCCTTGGGAGAAGAAATTTACAGGTGTGTTTCTCGTCAACACCCCGGAATTTCGATGGCGACTCTCTGCAATTTCCTCGGCGAACTGGTGAAAGTTGGCAAGGTAAAAGAATTGCATATAGAACCGGTACGCGCCTCATCCTGTATCCCTGCTCATCACTTCTACTGCTATGTCTGCGGTATTGTCACCGACTATTTATCTGTTTCCTCCCTGTTAAATCACATTAGCATCAAGAAGAGTGATAATATGGAGAAATACCATCTGCGAGATTACTCTCAACCGCACAGGCATTTGCCGCAAATGCAAGGAGGATATCGGCAATCGGCGTGA